One window from the genome of Paenibacillus azoreducens encodes:
- a CDS encoding MFS transporter has protein sequence MKRELKLSLLVFAIGVFMAALDNGIITAALTTLTKSFHVSATWGAWSITVYTLGLAISVPIIGKLSDRYGRKTLFMVEATLFGLGSLFVALSPTFTWFLIARFFQSMGGGGIYIIASSFVLNTFPKEKQGQTLGMLGGMNGIASVLGPNIGSFILGVTGSWHWLFLINVPIAALLVLFGAKYIHEKQILTQSRMDWVGVTALSLAMLSMMYGFTNLDGVNFIDSLTSASFLGFFGAGVALLIFLYFVEKRVEKSSIDPILPMYLFKDNTFRWTLVFAMFSGSIIASIIFVPGFVEQYLGVSSTVSGYWFTPLALASGIGAALGGRLVDKKGSVFTLLIASSLAAIGFLLFSLWVTTKWEMVFASVLVGVGFGSMIGAPVNVLAAEKAGANKGVALSTTSLARQVGLTLAPTFLAGFIARSYMNMGNVIQSNMKAANIVPAGSGVMQMPAQMDFNSLQASFQHIQDPTVKQVMIDSLHQVAGNGYGGLFTTSAMICAVCIMLASVIGVVRKKQKNHQVNAELNVSK, from the coding sequence ATGAAGCGTGAATTAAAGTTGAGTCTGCTTGTTTTCGCCATAGGGGTGTTTATGGCAGCGTTAGATAACGGGATCATTACGGCTGCGCTGACGACACTGACCAAATCATTTCATGTCTCTGCAACTTGGGGTGCTTGGTCGATTACGGTATATACTTTAGGTCTCGCAATCAGTGTTCCGATTATCGGAAAGCTCTCCGATCGGTATGGACGTAAAACATTATTTATGGTGGAAGCAACGTTGTTTGGTTTAGGATCATTATTTGTTGCTCTAAGTCCGACCTTTACTTGGTTTTTGATCGCGAGATTCTTTCAATCCATGGGCGGCGGCGGTATTTATATTATTGCTAGCTCCTTTGTCCTCAATACGTTTCCAAAGGAGAAACAAGGTCAAACGCTGGGCATGTTAGGCGGAATGAATGGAATCGCATCAGTGCTTGGCCCCAACATCGGTTCCTTTATTCTTGGTGTTACCGGAAGCTGGCATTGGCTGTTTTTGATCAATGTTCCTATCGCAGCCTTGCTTGTTCTCTTTGGCGCAAAATATATTCACGAAAAACAAATCCTTACGCAATCCCGAATGGACTGGGTCGGCGTAACGGCGCTCAGTCTGGCGATGTTATCCATGATGTATGGATTTACAAATTTGGATGGCGTGAACTTTATCGATAGTTTAACCTCAGCATCTTTCCTTGGATTTTTCGGTGCAGGGGTTGCGCTGCTTATCTTTTTGTATTTTGTGGAGAAAAGAGTGGAGAAATCATCGATTGATCCGATCCTGCCCATGTATCTGTTTAAAGATAATACATTTCGTTGGACGCTCGTATTCGCGATGTTCTCAGGTTCGATTATCGCGTCGATAATATTCGTTCCGGGTTTTGTTGAGCAGTATCTCGGCGTAAGCAGCACGGTATCAGGGTACTGGTTCACGCCGCTTGCGCTCGCTTCCGGGATCGGGGCGGCATTGGGCGGACGGCTGGTGGATAAGAAGGGCTCTGTCTTTACTTTATTGATCGCAAGCTCCTTGGCGGCTATCGGGTTCCTGCTGTTCTCGCTGTGGGTAACAACCAAATGGGAGATGGTGTTTGCCAGTGTTCTGGTCGGCGTAGGTTTTGGTTCGATGATCGGCGCGCCGGTCAATGTATTAGCGGCTGAAAAGGCAGGGGCTAACAAAGGCGTGGCACTTTCGACCACCTCGCTTGCCCGTCAGGTTGGCCTGACGCTGGCCCCAACGTTTCTCGCAGGGTTTATCGCGCGTTCGTATATGAACATGGGTAACGTCATCCAAAGCAATATGAAAGCAGCGAATATCGTGCCTGCAGGATCAGGAGTGATGCAAATGCCGGCTCAAATGGATTTCAACTCCCTGCAAGCCAGCTTCCAGCATATCCAAGATCCAACTGTAAAGCAGGTTATGATCGACTCTCTTCATCAGGTCGCGGGGAATGGTTATGGCGGATTATTTACCACATCGGCGATGATTTGTGCCGTCTGTATAATGCTTGCTTCCGTCATTGGCGTCGTTCGGAAAAAGCAAAAAAATCATCAGGTCAACGCGGAACTTAATGTAAGTAAATAA
- a CDS encoding TerD family protein, producing MINTIYLRRANKVIVNRGQGSNRISEAYLATAMKNIEYLGFTFSHHLMGTVRTLSKEQFEAFYSQLVADLRVMVGAHVEYKPMYPDFPVQVMEQSDAELYLNAVYHYLTLDLPEYKAAGRIPLMDNINLKVIDLGSKAEFHTMIRQLIEAKVSISATDKEDIDAAIECADVDELDGILPSEIPFKENAGFVVGSLLKHDKANMKLIGRYFKTATDVLRLAVAWSDGDVSLAEATRFRKFKRPERRLLLRLLEQCCPITEDMLRYKQRWIRLGEILHPSEYKNQFAGCKEAFDILRNNKPFTTFNGSVELAFQYHNVWTLIDLLMQRPGEFARRLDHLLRLTEHAEYVVLAFGEVASQVSTPVLLQVKKHFAHRHEPQDLRIFFPKGNIAKATAIPNTLPEIDAAACQDIVGICDQVLIQRFSTLPSLGKIYVDERLKSYNVPFSQRSASKALRTIVRGSRVPMQEGDTIRFFSWWKEGTVNGKHTGRVDIDLSAVMYDRNWQCVEHISYTNLRSSKYQAVHSGDIVTAPQGACEFIDLHIPSIVDHGVRYIVATLHSYTVQPYCDLPECFVGWMMRKKPGSGEIFEPATVENKIDVTADTQIAIPVILDLVERAVIWTDLSLTRHPNYYNNIEGNQKGMVLMGKAMAALQKPDLYDLFMLHAKARGELVDTADQADAIFSEGKGITPYDIEQIMAEYLV from the coding sequence ATGATCAATACCATTTATTTACGAAGAGCGAACAAAGTGATTGTGAACCGGGGGCAAGGTTCTAACCGGATTTCGGAAGCTTATTTGGCTACGGCGATGAAAAATATCGAATATCTTGGTTTTACGTTCTCCCATCATTTGATGGGCACTGTCCGCACTTTATCCAAGGAGCAGTTTGAAGCATTTTATTCTCAGTTGGTCGCCGATCTGAGGGTGATGGTTGGCGCTCATGTGGAATACAAACCGATGTATCCTGACTTCCCAGTGCAGGTCATGGAGCAATCGGATGCCGAGCTTTATCTGAATGCGGTCTATCATTATCTTACGTTGGATTTGCCTGAGTATAAGGCTGCTGGGAGAATCCCTTTAATGGATAATATCAACCTGAAAGTGATTGACCTGGGAAGCAAAGCGGAGTTTCATACGATGATACGCCAGCTTATTGAGGCCAAGGTATCGATCTCTGCGACGGACAAAGAGGATATCGATGCTGCGATAGAGTGTGCGGATGTAGATGAACTGGATGGGATACTTCCTTCCGAAATTCCGTTCAAGGAAAATGCGGGATTTGTTGTGGGTTCATTATTGAAGCATGATAAGGCCAATATGAAACTCATCGGACGATACTTCAAGACCGCAACCGATGTCCTTCGCTTGGCTGTTGCATGGTCGGATGGCGATGTCAGTCTGGCCGAGGCCACGCGTTTTCGCAAATTTAAGCGTCCCGAGAGACGGCTGCTGCTTAGATTGCTCGAACAGTGCTGCCCGATTACAGAAGACATGCTGAGATATAAACAGCGCTGGATTCGATTAGGCGAAATTTTGCATCCTTCAGAATATAAAAATCAATTTGCAGGGTGTAAGGAAGCTTTTGATATTTTGCGCAATAATAAGCCCTTTACGACCTTTAACGGAAGTGTCGAACTCGCATTCCAATATCATAATGTCTGGACTTTGATCGATCTGTTGATGCAGCGTCCGGGTGAATTTGCAAGAAGACTGGATCATTTATTGCGATTAACCGAGCATGCGGAGTATGTGGTGTTGGCATTCGGCGAGGTTGCGAGTCAAGTTTCGACGCCTGTGTTGCTGCAGGTGAAAAAGCATTTTGCACATCGCCATGAGCCTCAAGACTTGCGCATCTTTTTCCCAAAAGGAAATATAGCCAAAGCAACCGCGATTCCCAATACTCTGCCGGAGATTGATGCAGCGGCATGCCAGGACATCGTAGGAATTTGCGATCAGGTGCTTATACAGCGATTTTCGACGCTGCCTTCGTTAGGGAAAATCTATGTTGATGAACGCTTGAAAAGCTATAATGTTCCGTTCTCCCAAAGATCGGCAAGCAAAGCTTTGCGTACGATTGTTCGGGGAAGCCGTGTGCCCATGCAGGAGGGGGATACGATCCGTTTCTTCAGCTGGTGGAAAGAAGGGACAGTGAACGGCAAGCATACCGGCCGTGTCGATATCGATCTGTCCGCTGTCATGTATGATCGAAACTGGCAGTGTGTTGAACATATTTCATATACGAATCTGCGATCCTCCAAATACCAGGCCGTGCATAGCGGAGATATCGTGACAGCTCCTCAAGGAGCGTGTGAGTTCATCGATCTTCATATCCCTTCCATCGTGGATCATGGCGTGCGTTATATCGTCGCTACACTTCATTCGTATACGGTTCAGCCGTATTGCGACTTGCCGGAATGTTTCGTGGGGTGGATGATGCGCAAAAAACCGGGTTCCGGCGAGATATTCGAGCCTGCTACGGTGGAGAATAAAATTGATGTCACAGCCGATACGCAGATTGCGATTCCCGTCATCCTGGATCTGGTGGAACGTGCGGTCATATGGACGGATCTATCGCTGACGAGACATCCTAACTACTACAATAATATCGAGGGGAATCAAAAAGGGATGGTCTTAATGGGCAAAGCCATGGCTGCTTTACAGAAGCCGGATCTGTATGATTTATTCATGCTCCATGCTAAGGCAAGGGGGGAGTTGGTAGATACTGCGGATCAGGCGGATGCGATATTTTCGGAGGGAAAAGGGATTACTCCATATGATATCGAGCAGATTATGGCTGAATATCTTGTGTAG
- a CDS encoding phosphotransferase, with translation MIPTCFSDYCSKIPLLNEVAEWSLLRKWTLSEVYRIKLTNGESRIIKWGGREMAGEAGVYRDLVGPLQIKAPQIFEYVQLKSSGVMIMEDAGKENLEENPKSAYFLEAARELARLRMQAASNLEKTLPKQIMNTYYVSAEKFLGLLDGLLKSKKLAEYKALFKVKAVLPRYLEQLYQTVPATIVHHDYHAKNLLIEDNSVVPIDWSTAYLSPHLGDLYCLIGEAQAWSHVSKEDIVSAYLEIADVHVDHLNWQLRIGGICWLIKTLHWLVYGGTDIIPGSEAWIPDLLQDVENLHEMA, from the coding sequence ATGATTCCAACATGCTTTTCAGATTATTGCTCCAAAATACCTTTGCTGAATGAGGTTGCTGAATGGTCGTTATTAAGAAAATGGACTCTTTCTGAAGTCTACAGGATAAAGCTAACGAATGGTGAATCACGCATCATCAAATGGGGTGGCCGTGAGATGGCCGGCGAAGCTGGAGTATATCGGGATTTAGTGGGTCCGTTGCAGATTAAAGCTCCGCAGATTTTTGAATATGTGCAGTTGAAGAGCAGCGGAGTCATGATCATGGAAGATGCGGGAAAAGAAAATTTGGAAGAGAATCCAAAGTCGGCTTATTTTTTGGAGGCTGCAAGGGAATTGGCAAGACTAAGAATGCAAGCAGCATCCAACTTGGAAAAGACTCTTCCTAAGCAGATCATGAACACTTATTACGTTTCAGCTGAAAAATTTTTAGGGTTGCTAGATGGTCTTTTGAAATCGAAAAAGTTAGCAGAATACAAAGCTTTATTTAAAGTTAAGGCAGTCCTGCCTCGTTATTTAGAACAACTCTATCAAACGGTACCCGCCACCATCGTTCATCATGATTATCATGCAAAGAATCTTTTGATCGAGGATAATAGCGTCGTGCCGATTGACTGGTCCACAGCCTATTTAAGCCCTCATCTTGGAGATCTATACTGTTTGATTGGGGAGGCACAAGCCTGGAGTCATGTATCGAAGGAAGATATAGTTTCAGCCTACCTCGAAATAGCTGATGTTCATGTGGATCATCTGAACTGGCAATTGAGAATAGGCGGTATATGCTGGCTGATCAAGACATTGCATTGGCTTGTTTATGGCGGGACAGATATCATTCCTGGATCAGAAGCTTGGATACCCGATCTGCTGCAGGATGTCGAAAATCTCCACGAAATGGCCTGA
- a CDS encoding PAS domain-containing sensor histidine kinase, translating to MDKDTLRTNLSNEPIYLKELLQSLVETTTDAISIRDMQGNILLINHAFEQIYGWTYQDLLQDPYCLVPEHLINETKEVFHPVKFFGEKLSDYETVRMRKDGTLVQVCLTGAPIRDSAGKIVGTSVIARDITGRKAAETALLESEAKYRILVENTNDIISTYDLDLQKIFVSSSVELHLGYTPDEYLQTDTLDMVHPDDINEILNLRQSISIHKKTVQLEYRVKHKNLSWVYFESRCVPILSENAEIEGFLVVSRNITERKHSEEALRKSEEQYRFIAENTVDFISVMDKNGDTTYSSPSHVKKLGTDRIRFENIHPDDASLVCERYSYMLQSKTPVICIYRYKLEDGTWIHLESRGMPFFNMDGECPYFFNVTRDITERRQNEELLRKTEKLTIIGELAASIAHEIRNPLTSLKGFIQFLQPALSENSLYTDVMLSELDRINFIVSELLVLAKPQNLDMKPMLLHGIIENVIELLQPELSSRNIIISTNFTNPPVTINSVENQLKQAFFNIIKNSLEAISANGEIGIQTKLLSDNEVLIRLSDNGCGISQELLPRLGEPFYTTKEKGTGLGLLVSNKIIKDHQGSINITSEIKKGTIVDITLPISGCPIP from the coding sequence ATGGATAAAGATACTCTTCGTACGAACCTAAGCAACGAACCTATCTATTTGAAGGAACTGCTTCAGTCTCTTGTCGAAACGACGACGGACGCGATTTCCATTCGAGACATGCAAGGGAATATACTTCTCATCAATCATGCTTTTGAGCAAATTTATGGCTGGACATACCAAGATCTGCTCCAAGATCCTTACTGCCTGGTACCGGAACATTTAATAAACGAAACGAAAGAAGTGTTCCATCCGGTCAAATTCTTTGGAGAAAAGCTCTCGGATTATGAGACTGTACGAATGCGAAAAGACGGTACGTTGGTTCAGGTATGTCTGACAGGTGCCCCTATACGAGATTCGGCAGGGAAAATCGTCGGTACTTCGGTGATCGCCAGGGACATTACAGGCCGCAAAGCGGCTGAAACCGCATTGTTGGAAAGCGAAGCCAAATACCGGATACTCGTAGAAAATACGAATGACATTATCAGCACCTATGATCTGGATTTGCAAAAGATTTTCGTATCTTCTTCCGTAGAGCTTCACTTGGGATACACTCCGGATGAATATCTTCAAACGGATACTTTGGATATGGTTCATCCTGATGATATAAACGAAATCCTGAATCTCCGGCAATCCATCTCCATCCATAAAAAAACCGTTCAGTTGGAATATAGAGTTAAACATAAAAACTTGTCATGGGTATATTTTGAGTCCCGTTGTGTGCCGATTTTATCCGAGAACGCTGAGATCGAGGGCTTCCTGGTCGTATCGCGCAATATCACAGAGCGAAAACACTCCGAAGAAGCGTTGCGCAAGAGCGAGGAACAATACAGGTTTATTGCTGAAAACACAGTGGACTTCATTTCCGTGATGGATAAAAATGGCGATACCACTTACAGTTCTCCCTCACATGTGAAGAAGCTAGGCACGGATCGAATTCGCTTTGAAAATATCCATCCTGACGATGCATCTCTCGTTTGTGAACGATACTCTTACATGCTCCAATCGAAAACCCCTGTTATCTGCATATATCGATACAAACTTGAAGACGGAACCTGGATTCACTTGGAATCCAGAGGAATGCCTTTTTTCAACATGGATGGCGAATGCCCTTATTTTTTTAACGTTACGCGGGATATTACGGAGAGGAGACAAAACGAAGAGCTTCTGCGTAAAACGGAAAAGCTGACCATTATTGGTGAATTGGCTGCGAGTATAGCGCATGAAATCAGAAATCCGCTGACCTCATTAAAGGGCTTTATTCAGTTTTTACAGCCTGCACTTTCAGAGAATTCCCTTTATACGGACGTTATGTTGTCTGAACTGGATCGAATCAACTTTATCGTCAGTGAGCTGCTTGTTTTAGCGAAGCCGCAAAACCTCGATATGAAACCAATGCTTTTGCACGGCATTATAGAAAACGTTATAGAATTACTCCAACCAGAACTAAGTTCAAGAAATATCATCATCAGTACCAATTTTACGAATCCGCCCGTTACGATCAACAGCGTAGAAAATCAATTAAAACAAGCGTTTTTCAACATCATCAAAAATTCCCTGGAGGCCATTTCTGCGAATGGTGAAATCGGTATTCAAACCAAACTTCTAAGCGACAACGAGGTCCTTATTCGCCTTTCGGATAACGGCTGCGGCATATCTCAGGAACTGCTTCCCAGACTCGGTGAACCTTTTTATACGACAAAAGAGAAGGGAACAGGGCTGGGCTTACTTGTCAGCAACAAAATCATTAAAGACCATCAAGGCAGCATCAACATCACAAGTGAAATCAAAAAGGGCACGATTGTAGATATTACCCTGCCTATTTCCGGATGCCCCATACCCTAA
- a CDS encoding phosphotransferase enzyme family protein, with translation MVSRELLAKVAESFEFDVDTLVFISHSCNEVYRFTKNDLLYILRLSEKPFHDVDNLKAELHWVRYLAEKGVRVSLPITTKDGKLTTVYNENDTWFIAAVFQMAPGIVFDREPQIWGPSLFHTWGETMGEIHRLTKAYEPAEPSYKRAEWSAAKINNPNLFQGNYRILLDKLKSLEGIISSLPKDKESYGLIHYDFHPYNFLVDQGDITVFDFDDAIYGWFALDIGVAAAHAVWWGSPNNDRKSKHEFSKRFLNEFLTGYLRQNHLNQYWIGQIPMFMDYRNISSFFWWLHSWDGNEVNLSEFQKIAIVNGVELIQNGLSFDGCDIQL, from the coding sequence ATGGTAAGTCGGGAACTATTGGCTAAAGTGGCGGAGTCCTTTGAATTTGATGTTGATACACTGGTTTTTATCAGTCATTCGTGCAATGAGGTGTACCGGTTCACCAAAAATGATCTTCTATATATCTTGCGTTTATCTGAAAAACCATTTCATGATGTGGACAATTTGAAAGCGGAACTTCACTGGGTTCGATATTTGGCCGAAAAAGGAGTGCGCGTTTCGCTGCCGATCACAACGAAGGATGGGAAATTAACTACCGTTTACAACGAGAATGATACGTGGTTTATTGCTGCAGTGTTTCAAATGGCACCGGGGATTGTTTTTGATAGAGAACCGCAAATATGGGGCCCTTCCTTATTCCATACATGGGGAGAAACAATGGGGGAGATTCACCGGCTTACAAAAGCTTACGAACCTGCCGAGCCTAGCTATAAAAGAGCTGAGTGGAGCGCAGCGAAAATCAACAACCCTAACCTTTTCCAAGGGAACTATCGAATTTTACTTGACAAGTTAAAATCCCTCGAGGGAATCATTTCGTCCCTTCCTAAAGATAAGGAATCCTACGGATTGATCCATTATGATTTCCACCCCTATAACTTTCTTGTCGATCAGGGAGATATTACGGTCTTTGATTTTGATGACGCGATTTATGGCTGGTTTGCGCTTGATATCGGTGTCGCGGCCGCTCATGCCGTATGGTGGGGATCGCCTAACAATGATCGGAAATCAAAACATGAATTTTCAAAACGGTTCCTAAATGAATTTCTAACAGGTTACCTCAGACAAAACCATTTGAACCAGTACTGGATCGGACAGATTCCGATGTTCATGGACTACAGAAATATTAGTTCTTTCTTCTGGTGGCTTCATAGTTGGGATGGGAACGAGGTTAATCTGTCGGAATTTCAGAAAATTGCAATTGTAAATGGAGTTGAACTGATCCAGAATGGTCTTTCTTTTGATGGGTGCGACATCCAGTTATAA